Sequence from the Vanacampus margaritifer isolate UIUO_Vmar chromosome 18, RoL_Vmar_1.0, whole genome shotgun sequence genome:
caactcaaaatcagtcacattcaaaaacattggactgcctttgcttttaaaaactatcactgagaatatcatcatatctaactaatgtgattactaagttaacacataaataatgttgaatagttcaaatttcatgaacaaataattgtatcttgaccaaatgaaaagtaactcatattagagcataccacaaatgtctttgttatagcagaagatgttatctgtcggagtcatgtgcatacacaatgaactacaaaaaaaaaaaaaaaatcgaatttttttttttggggggagataaaaaaaaagcggaattccgcgaattagcggaaaaatcacatccctgtatatattCTCAGTTATAGTATTTACTAGATGCCAGAAAGAACAAGTACACAGCTGTAAAACCTTTTCTGCTggaatgcggaagaaggtctaatctgttcAAAATGGTTTCTACTCTTCTACTGTCTTGGTAGGTTGGCTCAGCCTAGCCCGTGTGCAAATTTGTGATCTGATGGTCTCAACTGGTTTCAACCAGAAAAGTGTGCCAGAGTGCAAATAGACGGCTTTGCTCAAGTCACCTGCCCAATTattaagaggcctaatctaaACACTGGACCAAGAATTGACACCTCTGTGCCAGATGCGTTTTGGCAGAGCGTTTTACAAACCGGAAACGTCATGATTCGACTGCTATTGCATGCGCTTTTGACTTGCGAAAATGGTTGACAAGAagccgattattattattatagcccTGTGGCCTGCCACGCTTAGGTCATTCTGTTCTTTAGCATTTTAGGCTAGTTGTGATTGCTCAAGATTGCTGGTActgtgcggggggggggggggggggttgagaatGCTAGAACCGAAGAGGCCTTTCATGTGACAGGCATAAGGTGCCAAGACTTGACAACTAAAAAaaaggctcatcactctatgtAAAGCTTTCACTAATTCCAGACCGCACTTTCCACTAAATATCAAAAAGATCACAAAATTACCACAAGTGGGGGCTTCATCACACAACACAAGGATGACACAAACAAGTCACAGCTACACTTGACACCACAGAGCACCCACGACAACTACATGCATAAGAGAAGATACACAAGGTGTTTACAAAGAGTTTACAAACTAGTCGTGTTTGCGGTGACGGGACTTGTGATTGGTCGATCAACCTCACTCCCTTCCTCCTTCTGCTCCTCCCCTCCGAGTGTCGGCCTACTCTTCCTTCCGCTCGGGCTGCTCAACGTCAGCTCTCTCGGCACTAGCAGACGGTGTGGATGTGGTGCCGGTGGTGCCGGTGGCTGATGGAGCTAGCGGTGCGGTGCGTGCAGGGCAGGAACGTCTAGAAGCTCATCTAGATGGTTCTGAAAAGGACCTGGCAGCTCCCTCGCTCCTCAAAAGGTGTTGTCACCTCTAACTTTGGTTCAGCTTCCTTGGGAATGGTTTGGTCCAGAGTGTAAGGTGCATGCTTATTGTCACTTGCTCTACTTTTTGGGTGGCTTTTGGCTAAACTGACTCCACAGACGGtggaagctttaaaaaaaaaaaaaaaaaaaaaaaggaaatctttTTCCTGGATGATTTTTATCAGATTTTATCGATTGActgttttgttgatttttttgctccattttatttattgttatgtgTATCTAACTGTGTAAACATGATTCTTAATCACTTGTGCTTTCAAAACTGAGTCTCCATTTGGCTTGGATGACTGGAATTCTAAATTTAATAGATGAACTCTCCAAGGAGTAAAAATCCTGAACttgcatattttgtatttgacCTCTCTGGGTTCTGTGCTTCTTATTGctacatgctttaaaaaaacaacaaaaaaaacgttcctATTTTCTCGTTGGCTGAGCGAGGGTTCTATCGGTACCAACGACCTAATACTGCCATCTTTAAAAGTGAGGGTCATTGGTGTCGCTACCGGTGTTCAATGTTTCTTCATCTTGAGATGGTGCAGAGGGGCAATTTGAGTTATAAGAGAAAGTGCAAACAAAATCCTCAAAAGTGTCCAAAAGTTTGTCCAAAGGACCAACGGAATTCATGAAATAATCTGTGAGATAATTTGAGCAATTTGCATAGTTTTCAATATCTAAACTTGAACCTGAAGATATATCAAAATCATCTATAGTGCTTGGACAGTCAGAAAGACTATCAGTAGTTTTATCAGGTGACACGTTTAGTCCCGTTTTAAATGTAGTGAATTTGGTGTTGGCGGTTGTGTCTCTGCCAGCAGTGTTTGATATTTCTAGCTGGACAGTAGTCGCCTGCACAGGGACCTGAGGGATACACACGGGGTCTTGATAACTGTTGTCTACCTCCGTGTCCCTGACCCTGTACCTGCCCGCTGAGTAGGAATGCTCACCAATTTGAAAAAACTGGAGCCTCTCCTCCACCATGTCCCTCTTGCTCATGTCAATCGCACCACTGCGCGTCATCTCAAACATCTTCCCTTCGTGGAACAGGAAGGGGTTGGGCTCGCTCGTCGGTGTGCTATCGTCTGTCGGCGTGCGGGCGGGGGTGCTGTCGGGCGTGGTGGCCTGAGATTGCTCGTCGACTGCCAGTCCAAAAGGCTTTGGCTCGCCGTTGCTGGCCTGCGTTCCTCCCATGTCGACGATATCTTCTTCAGCACCTTTACTGGGCCAGGGGTCAAAGTCCAAGCCTTTAGTCGCAACAGTCTTAAAAGGAGAGTTAAACTCTTCTTCTAACTTATAGCTAAAGTATGTATCTGAAAAGCCTTCTTTAGCTGGGAGTTTCTGTCCATTCGTTTCAACACCGTCTTTTTGAGCGTCATTAGAGTTCCTACCATCCAATGGTATGTCTTTCTGGTCCTTCAGACATTCCTCtggaattttttcttcttcaataaCTTCTAGTTTAGTTTGAGGAAAAGAGCGGTCTAAGGGCCTGAAAGTGTCAGTCGCCCAGACATCTCGCCTGCTGTCCAGAGGGCCTAACGACTTTAAGTCAGCTTGTTCATACAGACCATCATCCTCATCTTGGAGGTCATACCCATCTAGGGAGTCTATCTCGGTTGCATCAGTGTCATGAGAAAATTCAGCTGTTGTGGCTAATGAACAGTCTGTTATGGACTGGTCGTTTCCGTTTTGTTCACATTCATAGTCCTCTCCCTTACCGTTGGACCCATTGGTTCCAACAAGAGGTTCGTtgtcatttccatttttgtcatgttttttcacCTTGACCTGATTTTCTTTCTCCCTTTTCGTTTGGTTATCCTCTTCCCGAGGAGCTTTGAAAGTGAATTTTTTAGAGGGAATCGGTTGAAAGATTGACTCTTCATCATTGTCGTCCTCACCATTGGACTGACTATTATCCACCTCAGGTAGCACTGGCGAAGGGGGCTGGATACGTATTATTGGTTCAATCAGCAGCTTCTGGTGTTCTTCCTTTAAATTCACCTCCATCATTTCCGTCTCCGTTTCCGACGAAGCGCAGGAACCTTTCTTGTCTGGATCAGATGTTTCTGAGAGGTCCAAAGGAGGTGGTGGAGGAAATTCAATGTATGCGACGCCTTTGTCTTTGGAGGCTTCCTGCCCCGTTTTTTCGTCATACCCATTGACTGTGCTTTTTTGCAGAATGGAACTATTCTCTAATCTCTGATAATTATCAGTCATTATCATTTCCTGCATGTTAGCATTAACGAGGTCTGCTTTAGCAGCATGGATGCTAGTTTTGATTTCAGTTAAGGTCTCTTTAAAAGAAATGATGGCTCCTCCTCGGTCATCTTCTAATTCCTCAGATACTTCCATGATTGGGCTGGGCTTATCTGGCACCAACCCCATGAAGCCATCAGGGGTTTTTGCGGTAAGGTCATAGCTGACCTCCTCGGAGCTGGGGGTCTCTGGTGTAAGGGGGCTTTTCCCTGAGCTATCTATGAAGGAGATCTGTTCTAGGGTGTCATCATCTGGGCTGAGGGGTCCAAGTCCAGAAACAGACTTCTGTTTGACAGCATGTAGTGCCCCTTTAGCCTCCCTTTCAGCCTGGCGGCCAACCTGTAGGCTAACGTAAACAGGTAAAGTTTTAATGCCTTTGAAATGTTCGTTGGTTGCTGCGGCAGCGGGAGGTGTTGTGACTTTTTCCAGAATGTCTCTGGAACTAAGTAAGTTATTAGAATTTGAATCTTTAGGGGCGTTATCAAGGAGCTCAAacgaaacattttcatttgttttggtgGCTGTTGCTTCAAAGCTTTTACTTTTACATAACGTTGGAATCTGTGAGGGTTTTGTTACTGAACGTTTCTTAGGCAGGTCATTTTCATTATAACTGGATGTGGTTCTTACAGGAATCTGAGATTCTGACTTTTTCCTtaagtttttattaattaagtCATCGCTATCGATTCTTGAAACCTCAGTTAAGACATTTTTTGTGACATGATGTTTGTCAGCATTGCTATCTTTCTCTGAAAATGTTCTTTGCAGTGACAAATTTGGGATGTTTCTATTTGAAAATAGTTTTGGGGACTTGGGTGACGTCAAAGCCACTTTGGTGTCATCTctgtcatcattattattttggggCCTCTCCTCCTGTGAGGTTTCagtaacttttgtttttctatcAGCAAAAAACTGGTAAATTGGGAGTTTGCTCTCCTGTAATTTCTTTACAGAAGGTTTCGGCTGAACTGGAGGGGGTGTTTTGCTTGGCCTAGACTGGGATTGTTTCTGAACCTCGGAttcaaacttcattctcacagaAGTGACTTTGGATGCTGATTTTATGTGGGAAGGAGAGGAGGGCTCAGACTCACAGGTCTTAGGTTGTTGGATTTTCTGAGGACTGCCTGGCAAGCTAGAGCTTTTCTTTTCAGCAGGTAAAACGCTACCAAATGTTTGACTAACGGAAGGCTCCCTGAGTTTGGTTTTATTAAATGCCTCGTCCCCTGTCTTAGTTTTCTGAGGGCTGCTGCATGCTGAGCTTGGCCAGGACCTCGGTTCTTTGAGTTCTCGTCGGACGGGCTTTCTCTCGGGTGACTGAAGCTCATCGTTGAGCTTTTCTGTTTTATCACGGAAGAACTGGGAAACCTCACAGAGTTTTTCTTCCGCTTCTTTTACACTTTGATCCACCCTGTCCTCATAAAGGAGCTTATCCCTGCTCCTGTCATGTTTATCCTCAGTAAATCTCATCCAGACTGCATGTTTGGGGCTACCTTGTTCAGTTGAATAATGGAGCACTGTAACTTTATCAAACTGTGGTGATTCATCCCTCTGCAAAAATGTTCCCGCTTTCGGGGACCCATCTTTTGAGGACTTAGATACAAACTCCCTTTTGGGGCTATCTTGCTGCTCAGATGTTAGGTTCCTGTCAGTCTTCATTGCAGAATCTTCTGTGGCGGAATGACGTGTCGACGATGTGTCTAGTTTCTCGGAGAGGAGCATTTTTTCAGCAAACCTGTAGGACTCGCCTCTGATTTCAGAGAACTCATCATCACAGTATTCTATGGAATGCTGGCTCAGCAGTTTTAGGGCTTTATAGGAATCATCAGCTATCAGTTGAGCAGAGCTTGGCCGACTGTCCTCCTCCTGTGAAACAGGTGTGTTAACGCGAGATGTTTCCAAGAAAGTGGGGAGGTATTCTTCAGCAATCAGTTCCTCTTCTTCCTGCTGGCTCTCATCATAATCAAGCATTTCCTTAATGGGCCGCTCCCCTTTATAAACATAAAGCTCAGGGTGTTTCTTAGTTTCCCTGATATAAACCTCAGTCGGCTCTGCTGTGCTGTGGCCTTTCTCAATATGAACCTCAATTATCCGTTCTACTTTGGGTTTGGATTTAACGTCCCTGTCGAGAAATCTTGGCGACAGCTCGTCGCCTTTCACTGAGTCCTGGTtagctttgtgttcaaatagGTCTGCCAGTTCTTTGGATGGGTCCCGGCCAGACTGGAAGGCTTTCATGAGGTCTCGCACTGACATGGTTTCCTCAATACCCTCTGCTGTATCAGTGAGCTGAGGCTTATGATAGACCATTCTGGTTGTAGTGGTAATATGAGTTTCCTCTTTAAGACACATGCTCATTGAATCCTCCTCTGGAATCGTCATTTGGGTGGAGGCGACTGAGCTTCCTGAAGCTGCACCTGACTCAGCAGAAGGAAGAGCAGAAGCAGTCTCTTCCACTAGGAGAGGCGCATCTGAGAGGCTCTGAACATAGGCCTCCTCTAACATGGTCTCGGAAACACTAGGAGGGATGGGAGTGTCAGTAAATAAAGGCTTGGGTTCTGTGCTTTCTGCACTCTGGGGAGCAGAAGGTGTCTTTTCACTCCTAGTCTCAAAGCCGCTGTCAGACAGCGGACTCTTATCCTGCTCATGAGACAGCTCCTCTGGGGACTCGAGAATGGTGTCACCCCCCTGATAAGACTCCGCAAGTTTGCTTAGGTCCTTCTCGGATGGAGACCTGAGCATGCCCGACACCGGCGGTGGCATTTTCAGTTTGTGCTCCTGTATTGTCATAGATGGCTTCAGAATACGTTTTTGTTTCTCTTCCCCTTCACCTTTTGCCTCCTCATACCTGCTTTTCAATTCTGCCATTTTGGAGAGGGAGCTAGCCCCAATATCATTAGTTAAATAGTCTACCACTTTAGCCAAATCAAGGTCATTGTTCGATTGGAGCTTAAGCAGATGTGAGCGCTCATCGAAGGTGTTTTGGTCAGAGAGTGCATTTCTTTGGGCCTCCTCAATTTCATCTGTGGAAAATTCCTCCCACCCCTCCGCTACAACATTCTCCTTACTTTCATTCACAATGTCCTTCTGTAATATCTCGCTCACCTTCACTAAATCTTCCTTCACTTTCTCAACAAGTGTGTATGGCTCATCATCCTCTAACTTGGCCTCACGAGGAGTGCTTGTGTGTGATGTCTGGACCCTTTTAGCGGCcgtctgtgtgtctgtctgtaaGATGGCTGTCATTCTCATCAGGTCTTCTTTCATGTCTGCTACATCTTTTAGCATCTCCTGGTTGGAGGCAGTGGCGTGATGAATGATGGGTGGCGTGATGTAGGGGGGCGATTTCAACTGGGAGTTAATTTTGGAGGCCGTAACGCAGGACAACATGGATGAAGAGGGCAAGGTGCGAGGGGAATCAGGAAGTGCCATTTTGAGAGAGCCTGGCCCTGGTTTAACAGCGGTCTCGGACACGACGCTGACCAATGAGTATACAGGTACAGTCATCGTATTTGAGGTAACTGCAGGTACTGAGGAGGCAGCAGCAGATCTCAGAGAACTGTAAGCAGAATTTGCTGAAGCAGATCTAAGGGGGGATGACGGTGATTTAAGCGTGCCATAGCCTGGTGCAGAATAGGAGTCAATGGCTTCATTTATAGCGGCGCTGATGCCAGATGTTGCTGCCTGGGTGGTGGCTTGGATTCTCTCTTGAAGACTTCTCTCTGACGGGTGCCGGGAAGAAGGTGAGGAAGGCGTAGACGAGGATGACACATATTTGACAGGTGAAACGTTCCCGTTCACCATGGACAGTTCAGACGATGCAATGGTTGTCTTCCCTGTCGAGGACGGCGACGACAAGGAGGTTTTCCCTCCTCGTGCTGACAAAGTTGAATCCGAAGAGGTTTTTAAAGAGGACAGGGTGGAGAGGCTTTTAGTAGAGGGAGGATTTGGCGCTGCTGTGTCTATCTTAAAAGGCATACTAGAACTGTAGATGCTGTACGGTTTCTTTGGTGAGATTGGAGCAGCTGTGGACTTATCTGGTGTGTAACCATTGGGAATGGAGTGAATTGGAGAGGTCCTTGACGCGTAGGGTGAAGAGAGACTTTTGATTGAAGCAGCATCTGTGGCAGGTTTATATGGACTTCCGGAGGACACCAAGTTGGCAGAGGCCTGTACAGGATACTGACCCTGCTGGACAACTGTTTTAATGGGTGATGGTATAGCCCTGTAAGACCTGACAGGGGACGAAGGGAGTATGTCGGGGGAAGCCAGGTTGGGTGCTTGCAATGGAGCTCCCATGCTGGCTCTAATTGGAGAAGAACATGCAGGTGATGGGGAGAAGGGCCAGGCAGATTTCAGTGGAGAAGCAGCTGCTGAGCTGGCCGGTGAATCGGCAGCGAGGACGGAGCCGCCCACTCCGCCGAGCCTTGCTTGGCCAGGGACGGTAAGAGGAGCAGTCGACCATGGGGGGTAAGGTCTGGTTGGAAAGACAGGTTTGTGAGGGTGACCAGCAGGCAGTGCTCTTGTGGCTGGTGCGCTTCGCTCAACTGCTGTTTCTTCAGCGGAATGTGGAGAAACAATGATGGAGAAGTAAtgggaaaataaatcaaaaggaTGTGGAGTAgtcaacaaaaatgggaaaagaaaagaagatgcGGAAGAAGAAGAGATCGGGGGGAGAGTTGGTCAGTGAAGCAGTTCTGTTattaaaagaacaacaaataGCAGTTTCATGAAATGCTCACATATTTAAGTATTTATCGACGATGGATTTAATTAAAAGTGTCTTCAGATATTGATCTCAAACACTGacaacaaccacaacaaaaTGGATGATTGAAATTGAAGCCCAAGAAAGcagcaaagtaaaaaacaaagacaatgacACTGAATTGGCAACAGAAACATGGCGGGACAAATGTACCAGGATTACTACAAAAGCAGCTCCGCTTTTTGGACATGAGACATTCTAACACCAGCAAATGGATTCTGCGTCTAATTCCAAACCACTTTAAAAGTGCCTTTTATCTGTTTGGTCCCAACGTTATCCTTAATGACAGGTCAGACAAGCCCTTTGcaatttatttgacaaaatgtgTCCTCCAACACTGACGTTTGGTCCATTTTGTCATGCACAGTCAATAAAAAGATGGTGACAAGCGGAGACTAAAGAAAGAAAACCAGCCAAACTCAAGACCTCTTAACATGCATGGCTGTCCCACACAAAAAATTCCCCACAACACCATAAAGAGCTGAAAAAGTCAGATGGGACAAATGAAAATCAAGCAAATCTTTCTTTGGCCACCCCTGCCGAAAAACCAGAAACATTGGGGCAGTTGGCCAGGCAAAGAAAGATTATGATGTTGctgaattttaaaacaaccaaagcCAAGAATTTATAACAACGTGGGCAAGCACTGCACAGCAGTTCCAAAAccattcatgcaaaaaaaaaaaaaaaagatgtaccaTGTCGTAAACAAGCATGTGGACAGTGCATGTTGTGTCAGGAAGAGAAATGTTCATCAACGCCTCGGACACATGAATCATGATAATCATCACGAgcgaagactttttttttttgttgttgttgttagtgaaaatgacaaaactcACTCAGTGCAGGCTCGGCCAGATAGCTGTAGCGCTTACGTAAGGCTAGCGATGCAAAGGTATGACGTCGCTCGGGCTTTTCAGTCTGCAA
This genomic interval carries:
- the LOC144037977 gene encoding ankyrin-3-like isoform X19, coding for MAHAASQLKKKADENLVAAEEEREKERKRARKRARGDVKKKTDVNACYLRAARAGNLEKALDYLKNGVDINICNQNGLNALHLASKEGHVEVVAELLQQGANVDAATKKGNTALHIASLAGQMEVVKELVTHNANINAQSQNGFTPLYMAAQENHLDVVHYLLENGSSQSIATEDGFTPLAVALQQGHDQVVSLLLENDTKGKVRLPALHIAARKDDTKAAALLLQSDHNADVESKMMVNRTTESGFTPLHIAAHYGNINVATLLLNRGAAVDFKARNDITPLHVASKRGNGNMVRLLVERGAKIEARTKDGLTPLHCGARSGHEQVVEMLLSRGAPILSKTKNGLSPLHMATQGDHLNCVQLLLHHDAPVDDVTNDYLTALHVAAHCGHYKVAKVIVDKKANPNAKALNGFTPLHIACKKNRVKVMELLLKHGASIQAVTESGLTPIHVAAFMGHENIVHQLINHGASPNTSNVRGETALHMAARAGQSNVVRYLVQNGARVDAKAKDEQTPLHISSRLGKQDIVQQLLANGASPDTTTNSGYTPLHLAAREGHREVAAALMDQGASLGITTKKGFTPLHVAAKYGKLEVANLLLQKNAAPDAAGKSGLTPLHVAAHYDNQKVALLLLKQGASPHGAAKNGYTPLHIASKKNQLEIATTLLEYGASTNSVTRQGITPLHLASQEGNVDVVTLLLARDASVNTGNKYGLTPLHLAAQEDKVNVAEVLVNHGATLDPETKLGYTPLHVACHYGNVKMVHFLLKNQAKVNTKTKNGYTALHQAAQQGHTHIINLLLHNGASPNELTTNGNSALSIARRLGYISVVDTLKVVTEETLTTQTVTEKHKMNVPETMNEVLDMSDDDACKANAPELITEDYMSDGDEEMDCGNICISYSCDDAMTGNTDKYLAPQDLRELGDDSLPQEGYMGFSVGARSQSLRSFSSDRSNTLNRSSFTRDSMMIEEMLAPGRDMMLCKEKSFTVEHNKHLAVAKDCDNDSLRRYSWTPDGMDNVNLVSSPIHSGFLVSFMVDARGGSMRGSRHNGMRIIIPPRKCTAPTRITCRLVKRHKLASPPPMVEGEGLASRLVEVGPAGAHFLGPVIVEIPHFGSMRGQERELILLRSENGETWKEHLYDCKTEELRQLLNGMDEELDSAEELQRKRICRIITKDFPQYFAVVSRIRQETHQMGPEGGTLSSRSVLLVQASFPEGALTKKIKVGLQAQPVPDETVKNILGNRATFSPIVTVEPRRRKFHKPITMTIPVPPLSGEGLSNGYKGDCTPCLRLLCSITGGTSPAQWEDITGTTPLTFVNDCVSFTTNVSARFWLADCHQIPETVGLASQLYRELICVPYMAKFVVFAKMNDPVESRLRCFCMTDDKVDKTLEQQENFEEVARSKDIEVLEGRPIYVDCYGNLAPLTKSGQQLLLNFYAFKENRLPFCVKVRDPSQEPCGRLTFLKECKSTKGLPQTAVCNLNITLPAAKKEMESDAEDETEKPERRHTFASLALRKRYSYLAEPALKTAVERSAPATRALPAGHPHKPVFPTRPYPPWSTAPLTVPGQARLGGVGGSVLAADSPASSAAASPLKSAWPFSPSPACSSPIRASMGAPLQAPNLASPDILPSSPVRSYRAIPSPIKTVVQQGQYPVQASANLVSSGSPYKPATDAASIKSLSSPYASRTSPIHSIPNGYTPDKSTAAPISPKKPYSIYSSSMPFKIDTAAPNPPSTKSLSTLSSLKTSSDSTLSARGGKTSLSSPSSTGKTTIASSELSMVNGNVSPVKYVSSSSTPSSPSSRHPSERSLQERIQATTQAATSGISAAINEAIDSYSAPGYGTLKSPSSPLRSASANSAYSSLRSAAASSVPAVTSNTMTVPVYSLVSVVSETAVKPGPGSLKMALPDSPRTLPSSSMLSCVTASKINSQLKSPPYITPPIIHHATASNQEMLKDVADMKEDLMRMTAILQTDTQTAAKRVQTSHTSTPREAKLEDDEPYTLVEKVKEDLVKVSEILQKDIVNESKENVVAEGWEEFSTDEIEEAQRNALSDQNTFDERSHLLKLQSNNDLDLAKVVDYLTNDIGASSLSKMAELKSRYEEAKGEGEEKQKRILKPSMTIQEHKLKMPPPVSGMLRSPSEKDLSKLAESYQGGDTILESPEELSHEQDKSPLSDSGFETRSEKTPSAPQSAESTEPKPLFTDTPIPPSVSETMLEEAYVQSLSDAPLLVEETASALPSAESGAASGSSVASTQMTIPEEDSMSMCLKEETHITTTTRMVYHKPQLTDTAEGIEETMSVRDLMKAFQSGRDPSKELADLFEHKANQDSVKGDELSPRFLDRDVKSKPKVERIIEVHIEKGHSTAEPTEVYIRETKKHPELYVYKGERPIKEMLDYDESQQEEEELIAEEYLPTFLETSRVNTPVSQEEDSRPSSAQLIADDSYKALKLLSQHSIEYCDDEFSEIRGESYRFAEKMLLSEKLDTSSTRHSATEDSAMKTDRNLTSEQQDSPKREFVSKSSKDGSPKAGTFLQRDESPQFDKVTVLHYSTEQGSPKHAVWMRFTEDKHDRSRDKLLYEDRVDQSVKEAEEKLCEVSQFFRDKTEKLNDELQSPERKPVRRELKEPRSWPSSACSSPQKTKTGDEAFNKTKLREPSVSQTFGSVLPAEKKSSSLPGSPQKIQQPKTCESEPSSPSHIKSASKVTSVRMKFESEVQKQSQSRPSKTPPPVQPKPSVKKLQESKLPIYQFFADRKTKVTETSQEERPQNNNDDRDDTKVALTSPKSPKLFSNRNIPNLSLQRTFSEKDSNADKHHVTKNVLTEVSRIDSDDLINKNLRKKSESQIPVRTTSSYNENDLPKKRSVTKPSQIPTLCKSKSFEATATKTNENVSFELLDNAPKDSNSNNLLSSRDILEKVTTPPAAAATNEHFKGIKTLPVYVSLQVGRQAEREAKGALHAVKQKSVSGLGPLSPDDDTLEQISFIDSSGKSPLTPETPSSEEVSYDLTAKTPDGFMGLVPDKPSPIMEVSEELEDDRGGAIISFKETLTEIKTSIHAAKADLVNANMQEMIMTDNYQRLENSSILQKSTVNGYDEKTGQEASKDKGVAYIEFPPPPPLDLSETSDPDKKGSCASSETETEMMEVNLKEEHQKLLIEPIIRIQPPSPVLPEVDNSQSNGEDDNDEESIFQPIPSKKFTFKAPREEDNQTKREKENQVKVKKHDKNGNDNEPLVGTNGSNGKGEDYECEQNGNDQSITDCSLATTAEFSHDTDATEIDSLDGYDLQDEDDGLYEQADLKSLGPLDSRRDVWATDTFRPLDRSFPQTKLEVIEEEKIPEECLKDQKDIPLDGRNSNDAQKDGVETNGQKLPAKEGFSDTYFSYKLEEEFNSPFKTVATKGLDFDPWPSKGAEEDIVDMGGTQASNGEPKPFGLAVDEQSQATTPDSTPARTPTDDSTPTSEPNPFLFHEGKMFEMTRSGAIDMSKRDMVEERLQFFQIGPQSPCERTDLRMAIVADHLGLSWTELARELEFSVEEINSIRVENPNSLTAQSFMLLKKWVHRDGKNATTDTLTAVLTKINRLDIVTLLEGPIFDYGNISGTRCFADDNAVFPDQSDGYHQIDAELRTSPDLHCAPPIPLRSDDFLRNGGIVDTPSRPSDLPLVREPPLVRVEDTSESPDNDRRAVQRRAMFEGAYAPYERQGGRRQEEEEEEEDEMTQDRLQSLLEDIKLEEEGLEDEEMTEEKVHAILEQVRQAEKDLCSLPGWRGGDAMATAVDEATAELGPNAEEGSPDSLADSLEQPAQSSKNEEDEQGGDRSARRVQWAQNVQCERVFDDDDEEEAEEELAEEESSSEEETTVTTRVFRRRVILKGEEARNVPGESVTEEQFTDSDGNLVTRKVIRKVVRRVVGSEQKDEVGEEGGAVVAVAPSGGARGGKGRRRGKRSRQGHKSGSGNNKQGRKSHS